CTCGACCGATTCCGTGCAGCTCGACGCCCTCATCCACCTCCTGGAGGACGCGCTGGCCGCCTAGCGGTCAGGGGGCGTCACCGTCAGGCGATCTCGGCGTCGTCGGGGTCGAGGGGCACCGGGCGCTCGTCGTCCGGCAGGAGGCGGTCCTCCGCCTCCTCCTCGTCGTCGACCGGCACGTCGTCGGGGTCGTGCACGACGGGCTCCGGCTCGTAGTCGGTCTCCTGGGCTTCGCGGAAGTCGTCCAGGTCTTCGTCTCGTCCCGTGTCGCTCATACCGCGAGGGTACCGCCGGGGTGGGCGGCGGTGAAGAGCGAGCTGGGTCAGTCCAGCTCGACCACGAAGTACGGCCCGCGGTCGTCGTGGTGGATGCGCGCGGCGCCCGTCCAGCCGGCGAAGTCGCCGGTCCCGGTGCCCGGAACGATGTAGCCGAACGCCGACGGGTCGCCGGGATGCTGAAGCGCGCCGTGGTGGACCGTCACCGATCCGGAGCGCCCGTCCGGGAGTGCTCCCGTGATGCGCTCCGCCGCGAGGTAGCCGCGGCCGCCCTCCTCCGTGCCGGAGGAGACGAAGTGGGCGACGGAGTCCCCGACGAGCCCCTCCGTGTACGTCTTGCGCATGACCACCGCGCCCACCCAGTCGCCGTCGCCGTCGAGGCCGGGGAGCGGCGCCGGGTCCCAGCCGGTGACCTCGAAGCGTGCGGTGATCGTCTCCGTCGTGTCCATGCCCGCAGCATACGGACCGCAGGCACGGCGTCTCTTGTGATTTCGCGACAGCGGCGAAGTGGACTAGACAGGGGGGCATGCCGCAGCACACCCAGGTCGAGATCGAGCGCAAGTACGACGTCGACGCCGACACGACGCCGCCGGCGCTCGTCGGCGTCGGGGCCGTGGCTGTGCAGGCGGAGCCCGAGACCGCCGAGCTGGTCGCGACCTACCTCGACACCGCCGACCTCACGCTCGCCAACGCGCGCATCGCCGTGCGCGTCCGCCGCGGCGGCCATGACGAGGGCTGGCACGTGAAGCTGGCGCCGGGGGAGGAGGGCCGGGTCGAGCTGCACTGGGCGCTCTCCGAGGGTGACGGCGACGAGCCTCCCGTCGCCCTGCGCGAGGCCGTGGGCCAAGCGCTCGGCGACCTCCCTCTCGGTGACCTCCCGCTCGCTCCCATCGCCCGCATCGTCAACACGCGCGTCACCACGGTGCTGCGGGATGCCGCCGGCTTCGACCTCGCGGAGCTCTGCGACGACCATGTGCGCGGCGAGAACCTGCGCTCCGGCGGTTCCGAGAGCTGGCGGGAGTGGGAGGTGGAGCTGCTCAGCGGCGCCCCGGACACCCCGGCCGGTCGCACCGCCCTCCTGGACGGGATCGAGGAGCGGCTGCTCGCGGCCGGCGCGCGGCCCGCGGCCAGCGACTCCAAGCTGCAGCGCGTCCTGTCGCTCTGAGCCGGGAGCTCCGACCGGCACCCCTGGCGGTCCCCGTCCGGCGCTTTTGTGCTCCGGCGGAGGCGTCGGGCATGATTCTCGGGGGACATCGAAAGGGAGCGGCACACAGCATGAAGATCGGCATCCTCACCAGCGGCGGCGACTGCCCGGGCCTGAACGCGGTCATCCGCGGCGCGGTCCTGAAGGGCGACCGCGTGTTCGGCTCCGAGTTCGCCGGCTTCCGCTACGGCTGGCGCGGCGTCGTCGAGGGCGACATCATCCCGCTCGACCGGCACAGCGTCCGCGGCCTCTCCCGGCAGGGCGGCACCATCCTCGGCTCCAGCCGCACCAACCCGTTCGAGGGCGACCAGGGCGGCCCCGAGAACATCCAGCGCATGATGGACGAGAACGGCATCGACGCCATCATCGCCATCGGCGGCGAGGGCACGCTCACCGCGGCCCGCCGCCTCACCGACGCCGGCCTGCGCATCGTCGGCGTCCCGAAGACCATCGACAACGACCTCGCGGCCACCGACTACTCGTTCGGCTTCGACACCGCGGTCGAGATCGCCACCGAGGCGATCGACCGCCTCCGCACCACCGCCGAGTCGCACCAGCGCTGCATGGTGGTGGAGGTCATGGGCCGGCACGTGGGCTGGATCGCCCTGCACTCGGGCATGGCGGGCGGCGCTCACGCCATCCTGATCCCCGAGCAGCCCCAGTCCATCGACCAGATCTGCGAGTGGGTCGAGTCGGTCCGCGACCGCGGCCGGGCGCCGGTCATCGTCGTCTCCGAGGGCTTCCACCTCGACACCATGGAGGAGGCCCACTCGCACAAGGGCCTGGATGCCTTCAACCGCCCCCGCCTCGGCGGCATCGGCGAGATGCTCGCGCCCATGATCGAGGAGCGCACCGGCATCGAGTCGCGTGCGACCGTGCTCGGCCACATGCAGCGCGGCGGCGTGCCCAGCGCCTACGACCGCGTGCTCGCCACGCGTCTCGGCATGGCCGCGGTCGACGCCGTGTACGAGGGGCGCTGGGGCTCGATGGTGTCGCTGCGCGGCACGGACGTGGTCAACGTGTCGATCGCCGACGCGACCGGCGGGCTCAAGACGGTGCCCGCGGCCCGGTATGAGGAGGCTGCGCTGCTCTTCGGCTGAGCGGTACGTCGGGCGGGCGCGGCTGGGAGGTCCCTGCTCGCCCCTGCAGTTCGCGCGGCGCCGGGGCTAGGCTCCCTCCTACCGGAGTGGAAGGAGCACGTGTGCCCAGATTCGTCCAGCTCGAGGAGTTCGGCTCCCGCGACTTCCTGCACGTGGTCGACCGCGAACGGCCCTGGCCGGGCCCCGGTCAGGTGCTCGTGCGCGTCATGGCCGCGGGGCTCAACCCGATGGACTGCAAGGCGTACCGGGACGAGAAGGCCGCGGCACGCATGGGCGTGACCCTCCCGAGCGGGATGGGACAGGACTTCGCCGGCTTCGTGGAGGAGATCGGCGACGGCGTCACCCGGTTCGCCGTCGGCGACGCCGTGATGGGCACGGCCCCCTTCGCCTCCCTCGCCGACTTCGTCGTCGTGCCGGAGGACGGCCAGATCATCGTCAAGCCGGAGGCGCTCACCTTCGAGGCCGCCGGGTCGCTCGGGGTGGTCGGCAGGACCGCGATGGCGACCGTCGCCTCCCTCGGGCTGAGCGAGCACGACTGCGTGCTGGTGAGCGCCGCGGCCGGCGGTGTCGGCGTGCTCGCGGCGCAGCTCGCCGTGCGGGCCGGCGCCAGCGTCGTGGGGACGGCGGGGGAGGAGAACCACGAGTTCCTCGAGACGCTCGGCATCACCCCGATCGCGTACGGCGACGGGCTGGCCGACCGGCTGCGCGAGCTGCTCGACGACGGCAACCCGATCACGGCGGTGCTCGACAACCACGGCCCCGACACCATCGACGTCGCGCTGGAGCTGGGCGTGCCTCCCGAGCGCATCAACACCATCGCGGCGTTCGGGCCGGAGGCGCGCGGCGCGAACACGGTCGGCGGCGCGGCGGCCGGCAACGACGAGCTCGCCGAGCTGGCCGGCCTGCTCGCGGAGAACGAGCTGGTGCTGCCGATCGACTCCATCTTCCCCATCGAGCGGACGGTGGAGGCGTACGGGCGCCTCGAGGCGGGCCACGTCCGCGGCAAGATCGTCGTCGTCACCTACTGACCGGGCGACGCGGACTGAGAGGAGAACGCTTGTGATCGACGACGACCTGGCGCGACAGCTGCGGGAGGCGGGGCTGCGCTGGCAGCCGGCCTCGGGCGACACCTTCGCCATCGACCGCCCTGACATGGGCGGCGAGCGGTTCACCGTGAGCGACATGACGATCGAGCCGCACCACTTCGACACGGGGACGATCCTGGGCTTCAACGGCACGACCGAGTGGGCGCTCGACTCGCTGGCCGTGGAGGACGCGCTGTGGATCCCGCGGGAGGACCAGCTGCGCGAGCTGCTCGGCGGGTCGTTCCGGCACCTCGCACGGACGCCCGACGGGTATCGCGTGACCATCCTCCTCGGCGGGGAGGAGCGGATATACGAGCACGAGGACGCCGCTACGGCGTACGCGCATGCGCTGCTCTCGCTCATCGGGGCGGCGGTGTCGTAGAGCGTTCGACCCCTGAAATACAAACATTTTCATAGCGTCGTGGATGTGATACTCAAGATGTATGAGTTCACTCCGGCTGTCCACCTCCGCGCTGATCAATGAGGCGGGGCGGTTCTCCCTGCCTTCTGCTTCGCGCTCGTCCAGGTTGCCGGCATTCGGCGAACCGCATCGGCTCGGGGTGGCGAGTGAACGGGTCGCGGGCGAGCTGTCGCGCGCGGGAGACGCGCTGGCGCGTGACGCCGATCGGCTGAGCCGCGGGCTGCTGCTGGCGGTCGACGGGTTCGCGGGGGTCGACGCGGGGCTGGCTGCGGCGGTGGCGGGGTGAGCGCGGCGGAGGGGGCCGTCGCGCTCGACCGAGCATCGCACCCGCGCGAGCTGATCCGCGGCGATCCGGATGAAGTGCGAGCGGTGGCGGCCACCTGGCGGGCGCAGGGTGAGAGCCTTGCAGAGGCCGCGGCCCGGCATGGCGCCGTCGACCTGCGCGGCGAATGGGCCGGCGCCGCCGCAGACGCGTTCCACGCCGCTCTCGCCGCTCACTGCGAGCGATTGCGCTACGCGGCGGAGACCTCCGGCGCGGCGGCGGAGGCGCTCACACGGTTCGCGCACGAACTCGACGAGGGCCACCGTCTCGCTCGCCGCGCGATGGCCTTCTGGGAGGGGGCGGGTCCGGTCGTGGCGGTCGCCGGCCTTCGCCGCGGATTCATGGACGCGGGCTTCTGGGACCCGGCCGACGAGCTGCGCCGTTCCGCGCTGCGCCTGCTCGACCGGGCGCAGGAGGAGGTGAACGCCGCCGAAGAGGTCGCCGTCCGGCGGCTCGAAGCCCTGCTCGGCCGGGTGCCGGCCGACTCGGTGTTCGCCGCCGACCCGGTGCATACGGCGGCGTTCGCGGCCATCCTGCCGGATGCGCCGGTCCCTCCGCTGCTGACGACGCTGGAGGGACTGAGTGCGGGGGAGTTGGAGCGGTACGTGCGCACGCATCCGGACCTGCTCCCGTCGCTGCTCGCGCTCGGCCCCGCGACCATCGCGCGGTGGTGGCGGCGGCTGAGTGCGGAGGCGGTCGCGCGGCTGTCCGCCGGGTTGCCCCGCGTGGTGGGGAACCTCGACGGCGTGCCGCCCGGCGTGCGGTCGACGGTCAACGCCCGGCAGCTGGAGACCGACCTCTCTCGCACGCTGGCGTCGCTCTCGGACGCGCGGCTCGCGCTGTCCGCGCATCCGGCCGATCCCGCACTGCAGGTGCGGGCGCAGCAGCTGGCCGCTCACCTGGAGACGCTGCGTCGTATCCGCCGGGCGTACGGCGCCGGGCCGGCGGGCGCGCCGGCGCACGAGCTGTACGCCTACTCGACGGAGGGGAAGGTGAAGGTGGCGCTCAGCACCGGACTGATCGAGACGGCGGAGCACGTGACGCTGCTCGTGCCGGGGATGGGGACGACGGCGGATGATGTGGGGCGGTACGGGGAAGCATCGTGGCAGCTGCTCAAACGGCAGGCGCGCGTGGCGGACGCGGACCCTTCCCGCTTAGCGGTCGTCGCATGGCTGGACTACGACCCGCCTGGGCCGACGGATGTCTGGGGCGTCTCTCACGATGAGCTGGCCCGCGCAGGCGCTCTCCGCTTGGGGCACACGGTGCAGGGCATCGACCAGATCTCTGGTGGAGGCCGAGGGGCTCCCGCCGTTTCGGTCGTGGCTCACTCGTACGGGACGGCCGTGGCGACGTTGGCTCTCGCCCAGGGCGCAGTCGCCGCCGACAACGTCGTGCTCTTGGGGTCCGCCGGGATCCCGTCCGGCGTCCGCTCTGCAACCGCTCTCCATGTGCCGCCGGGTCAGGTGTTCGCGTCGGAAGGAGTGAACGACGAGTGGGCGGGTTGGGGCCGGTTGCTCTCGGGTCGTGCCGACCCCACGGGCGACGCCTTCGGCGCTCACGTCTTCACGTCCGAGGACGCGACGATCGACGGTGAGCACCTCCACGGGATCACCGAGCATGGCCCGCTCGTGAACAGCGACTCGCGCCCGGATCGGTTCAGCTACCTCGATCCGCGCACCTCGGCGCAGTACGCGACCGCGAAGGCGACGATGGGATTCGGCGCAGGACTTCCGGAGTCCGGAGACGCGGACGATCGCATCCGGGCGCACCTGCTCGAGGAACTCTCGCGATGACAGCTCCCACGATGACAGCGGGCCGCGCTCGTCTCCGCCGCGTCCTCGCCACTGTCGCCATCTGCCTCCTAGCCGCAACGGCGTCGGGATGTGCGCAGAAGGCCCGATTCGTCCCGGTCCCGCAGAAGAGGAGCGACATCATGTCCAGACCCGCCATG
The sequence above is a segment of the Leifsonia williamsii genome. Coding sequences within it:
- a CDS encoding DUF3224 domain-containing protein, encoding MDTTETITARFEVTGWDPAPLPGLDGDGDWVGAVVMRKTYTEGLVGDSVAHFVSSGTEEGGRGYLAAERITGALPDGRSGSVTVHHGALQHPGDPSAFGYIVPGTGTGDFAGWTGAARIHHDDRGPYFVVELD
- a CDS encoding CYTH domain-containing protein — encoded protein: MPQHTQVEIERKYDVDADTTPPALVGVGAVAVQAEPETAELVATYLDTADLTLANARIAVRVRRGGHDEGWHVKLAPGEEGRVELHWALSEGDGDEPPVALREAVGQALGDLPLGDLPLAPIARIVNTRVTTVLRDAAGFDLAELCDDHVRGENLRSGGSESWREWEVELLSGAPDTPAGRTALLDGIEERLLAAGARPAASDSKLQRVLSL
- a CDS encoding 6-phosphofructokinase; translated protein: MKIGILTSGGDCPGLNAVIRGAVLKGDRVFGSEFAGFRYGWRGVVEGDIIPLDRHSVRGLSRQGGTILGSSRTNPFEGDQGGPENIQRMMDENGIDAIIAIGGEGTLTAARRLTDAGLRIVGVPKTIDNDLAATDYSFGFDTAVEIATEAIDRLRTTAESHQRCMVVEVMGRHVGWIALHSGMAGGAHAILIPEQPQSIDQICEWVESVRDRGRAPVIVVSEGFHLDTMEEAHSHKGLDAFNRPRLGGIGEMLAPMIEERTGIESRATVLGHMQRGGVPSAYDRVLATRLGMAAVDAVYEGRWGSMVSLRGTDVVNVSIADATGGLKTVPAARYEEAALLFG
- a CDS encoding NADP-dependent oxidoreductase; the encoded protein is MPRFVQLEEFGSRDFLHVVDRERPWPGPGQVLVRVMAAGLNPMDCKAYRDEKAAARMGVTLPSGMGQDFAGFVEEIGDGVTRFAVGDAVMGTAPFASLADFVVVPEDGQIIVKPEALTFEAAGSLGVVGRTAMATVASLGLSEHDCVLVSAAAGGVGVLAAQLAVRAGASVVGTAGEENHEFLETLGITPIAYGDGLADRLRELLDDGNPITAVLDNHGPDTIDVALELGVPPERINTIAAFGPEARGANTVGGAAAGNDELAELAGLLAENELVLPIDSIFPIERTVEAYGRLEAGHVRGKIVVVTY
- a CDS encoding alpha/beta hydrolase, which translates into the protein MSAAEGAVALDRASHPRELIRGDPDEVRAVAATWRAQGESLAEAAARHGAVDLRGEWAGAAADAFHAALAAHCERLRYAAETSGAAAEALTRFAHELDEGHRLARRAMAFWEGAGPVVAVAGLRRGFMDAGFWDPADELRRSALRLLDRAQEEVNAAEEVAVRRLEALLGRVPADSVFAADPVHTAAFAAILPDAPVPPLLTTLEGLSAGELERYVRTHPDLLPSLLALGPATIARWWRRLSAEAVARLSAGLPRVVGNLDGVPPGVRSTVNARQLETDLSRTLASLSDARLALSAHPADPALQVRAQQLAAHLETLRRIRRAYGAGPAGAPAHELYAYSTEGKVKVALSTGLIETAEHVTLLVPGMGTTADDVGRYGEASWQLLKRQARVADADPSRLAVVAWLDYDPPGPTDVWGVSHDELARAGALRLGHTVQGIDQISGGGRGAPAVSVVAHSYGTAVATLALAQGAVAADNVVLLGSAGIPSGVRSATALHVPPGQVFASEGVNDEWAGWGRLLSGRADPTGDAFGAHVFTSEDATIDGEHLHGITEHGPLVNSDSRPDRFSYLDPRTSAQYATAKATMGFGAGLPESGDADDRIRAHLLEELSR